Proteins from one Pontibacter korlensis genomic window:
- the mutL gene encoding DNA mismatch repair endonuclease MutL — MPDIIHLLPDFLANQIAAGEVVQRPASVVKELLENAIDAQATSVQLIVKEAGKQLVQVVDNGAGMSETDARMCFERHATSKIRTTEDLFRIRTMGFRGEAMASIGAVAQVELKTKPQGAETGTKLVIEGSEVVLQEPVVTPEGTSIAVKNLFYNVPARRNFLKSNAVEMRHILEEFQRVALAYPEVSFTLHHNDMEVFNLPATKLSQRIVSIFGSNYKNQMAYCEEDTGFLVVKGYVGKPEHAKKTRGEQFFYVNNRFVKSGYLNHAVMTAFEGLVAKENHPFYVLFIEIDPEKIDINVHPTKTEIKFEDEKTVYAIVHAAVKRALGAYNIAPSLDFEQDVNYAPLQPIRLQGGFNSEFEPEKKAESKATSSGGSTSFPGFTPPAPATKRATSRGWEQLYEPMRNAEPDELESTVASSGTGLLSDAFAAPDTAPASTKKAIQIHQKYLLVQVKSGMMVIDQQAAQERILYEKYIASLQKKTGASQALLFPQTVELSATDAVLIKELSAEFKDMGFQFEDFGGNTIILNGIPADVQAANEKELLEELIEQYKNNSATLKLDKRENLARAMAKRLAARSQARMSDLEMNSLVDKLFACQVPNYTPGGQKTLVIMELSQLHELFLKA, encoded by the coding sequence ATGCCCGACATCATACATTTACTGCCTGATTTCCTTGCCAACCAAATTGCGGCCGGTGAGGTGGTACAGCGCCCAGCCTCTGTGGTGAAGGAGCTGTTGGAGAACGCTATTGATGCGCAGGCTACTAGTGTACAGCTTATTGTGAAGGAGGCCGGTAAACAACTGGTGCAGGTGGTGGATAACGGCGCAGGTATGTCGGAGACTGATGCCCGCATGTGCTTTGAGCGCCATGCTACCTCCAAAATCCGCACTACCGAAGACCTGTTCCGTATCCGTACGATGGGGTTTCGGGGCGAGGCAATGGCCTCTATTGGTGCAGTAGCACAGGTAGAGCTTAAAACAAAGCCACAAGGAGCCGAGACTGGTACAAAGCTGGTAATAGAAGGATCAGAAGTAGTGCTGCAGGAGCCAGTGGTTACACCAGAGGGTACATCCATTGCTGTAAAGAACCTGTTTTACAATGTGCCTGCACGCCGCAATTTCCTTAAATCTAATGCGGTAGAGATGCGCCACATCCTGGAGGAGTTCCAGCGGGTGGCCCTGGCATACCCAGAGGTTAGTTTCACGCTGCACCATAACGACATGGAGGTGTTTAACCTGCCTGCTACCAAACTGAGCCAGCGGATTGTAAGCATCTTTGGAAGTAACTATAAAAACCAGATGGCCTACTGCGAGGAAGACACGGGCTTTCTGGTAGTAAAAGGTTATGTGGGTAAGCCAGAGCACGCAAAGAAAACGCGTGGGGAGCAGTTCTTCTATGTAAATAACCGCTTTGTGAAGAGTGGCTACCTGAACCACGCTGTAATGACCGCTTTTGAAGGTTTAGTGGCAAAGGAGAACCATCCTTTCTATGTGCTCTTTATAGAGATAGATCCGGAGAAGATCGATATTAACGTACACCCAACCAAGACCGAGATAAAGTTTGAGGATGAGAAAACGGTGTACGCGATTGTACACGCAGCCGTAAAACGTGCTCTTGGTGCCTACAATATTGCGCCCTCGCTGGACTTTGAGCAGGATGTAAATTACGCCCCGCTGCAGCCCATACGCCTGCAGGGCGGCTTTAACAGCGAATTTGAGCCGGAGAAGAAGGCAGAAAGCAAAGCTACCAGTAGTGGAGGCAGTACTTCTTTCCCGGGCTTTACACCTCCGGCCCCAGCTACCAAGCGCGCAACATCCAGAGGGTGGGAGCAGCTGTATGAACCGATGCGTAATGCAGAGCCAGACGAGCTTGAAAGCACTGTTGCCTCATCGGGCACGGGGCTGCTGAGCGATGCATTTGCCGCTCCTGACACAGCGCCTGCCTCTACCAAGAAAGCCATACAGATTCATCAGAAGTACCTGCTGGTACAGGTTAAATCCGGAATGATGGTAATTGACCAGCAGGCAGCTCAGGAGCGCATCCTGTATGAGAAGTATATTGCCTCGTTGCAGAAGAAAACAGGTGCCTCACAGGCCTTGCTGTTCCCGCAAACGGTTGAGCTCTCAGCTACTGATGCTGTACTCATCAAGGAGCTGTCAGCGGAGTTCAAGGATATGGGCTTCCAGTTTGAGGATTTTGGTGGCAACACTATTATACTCAATGGTATTCCTGCCGATGTACAGGCTGCCAATGAAAAAGAACTGCTGGAGGAGCTGATTGAACAATACAAAAACAATTCGGCTACGTTAAAGCTTGATAAAAGAGAAAACCTGGCCCGCGCTATGGCCAAAAGGTTGGCCGCACGGTCGCAGGCACGTATGAGCGATCTGGAAATGAATTCGCTTGTAGATAAGCTTTTTGCGTGCCAGGTACCGAACTATACGCCGGGCGGCCAGAAAACACTGGTGATCATGGAGCTCAGTCAGCTGCATGAGCTGTTTCTGAAGGCATAA
- a CDS encoding rhomboid family intramembrane serine protease, translated as MFNITPMVRNLLIINVVVFLLQSSGVVSMEDFALHYFGSDLFRPIQLFTHMFMHGGWSHLFSNMFSLFIFGPLLERFWGPQRFLTFYLITGLGASLLYSGVRAYELNGLENETATYMVHPEPMSFYNYMEDHFSGRYNRDFAVEFRRDPDNPTYIEESKEAVRYVYNQVYNSPMLGASGAVFGILMAFGLLFPNLELFLLFLPIPIKAKYFVLLYGGYELYAGFNRVPGDNVAHFAHLGGMLFAYILVRMWQRNDYSNY; from the coding sequence ATGTTCAATATCACCCCTATGGTCAGGAATCTCCTGATCATCAACGTGGTTGTTTTTCTGCTGCAGAGCAGCGGTGTGGTAAGCATGGAGGACTTTGCCCTCCACTATTTTGGCTCTGATCTGTTCCGGCCAATACAGTTGTTTACACACATGTTTATGCATGGAGGCTGGTCGCACCTGTTCAGCAACATGTTCAGCCTTTTTATATTCGGACCTTTGCTGGAGCGTTTCTGGGGACCACAGCGCTTCCTGACTTTTTACCTGATTACGGGCCTTGGCGCCAGTTTGCTATACTCAGGTGTGCGTGCATACGAACTTAATGGGCTTGAAAATGAAACCGCCACTTATATGGTGCACCCAGAGCCTATGTCGTTCTACAACTATATGGAAGATCATTTTAGCGGTAGGTACAACAGGGATTTTGCCGTGGAGTTTCGCCGTGACCCTGATAACCCTACCTACATAGAAGAAAGCAAGGAGGCTGTGCGTTATGTGTACAACCAGGTATACAATAGCCCTATGCTTGGTGCATCTGGTGCCGTTTTCGGTATCCTCATGGCCTTTGGACTTCTGTTCCCCAACCTGGAGCTCTTCCTGCTCTTCCTGCCTATCCCTATAAAAGCTAAGTACTTTGTGCTGCTCTATGGAGGGTATGAACTTTACGCCGGCTTTAACCGCGTGCCCGGCGACAACGTAGCGCACTTTGCACACCTTGGAGGTATGCTGTTCGCGTATATACTGGTAAGAATGTGGCAACGCAACGATTACAGTAACTACTAA
- a CDS encoding aminotransferase class V-fold PLP-dependent enzyme produces MNNKVYFTPGPSELYPTVPQHMQEAMAQKIGSISHRSKQFQEIYASVESSVRELLQLPDEYEVFFVSSATEIWERAIQNNVRRESFHLVNGSFSKRFYETAKELGREAHAHEVPFGQGFDVASISVPETAELVALIQNETSSGACMPVGELNQFREKAPAEALIYVDAVSSLPYPAIDFAKVDAVYFSVQKCFGLPAGLGVWLVNDRCMAKAREMQDEGLSIGSYHTLPSLLDKALVSQTVETPNVLNIYLLGKVVQDMNQKGVDAIRKETEAKAEQIYTFLEGSSIFSPAVANPQHRSRTTIVANTTIPASEVNKLLAPFDMQVGSGYGKYKESQIRIANFPAHSPEQVESLIEKLKSISA; encoded by the coding sequence ATGAACAACAAAGTATACTTTACACCCGGCCCATCTGAACTATACCCTACCGTTCCGCAGCACATGCAGGAGGCCATGGCGCAGAAAATTGGCAGCATCTCCCACCGCAGCAAGCAGTTTCAGGAGATTTACGCCAGTGTGGAAAGTAGTGTGAGAGAGCTGTTGCAGCTACCGGATGAGTATGAGGTGTTCTTTGTATCGTCGGCTACCGAGATCTGGGAGCGGGCCATACAGAACAATGTACGCCGTGAGAGCTTTCACCTGGTGAATGGCTCCTTCTCCAAGCGCTTTTACGAGACAGCTAAGGAGTTAGGGCGCGAGGCGCATGCGCATGAGGTGCCTTTTGGGCAGGGTTTTGATGTGGCAAGCATATCTGTACCGGAGACAGCAGAGTTAGTGGCACTTATTCAAAACGAAACCAGCTCAGGAGCTTGTATGCCGGTAGGGGAGCTCAATCAGTTTAGGGAGAAAGCTCCTGCTGAGGCACTCATTTACGTGGATGCCGTGTCTTCTTTACCTTACCCTGCCATCGATTTTGCCAAAGTAGACGCAGTATACTTTTCGGTGCAGAAATGTTTTGGGCTGCCAGCCGGGCTTGGCGTGTGGCTGGTAAATGATCGTTGTATGGCCAAAGCCAGGGAAATGCAGGATGAAGGTCTGTCCATAGGCTCTTACCACACGTTGCCCTCGCTTCTAGATAAGGCACTGGTGAGCCAGACAGTAGAGACGCCTAATGTGCTTAATATCTACCTGCTAGGCAAGGTAGTGCAGGATATGAACCAAAAAGGCGTTGATGCAATACGAAAAGAGACTGAAGCCAAGGCTGAACAGATTTATACTTTCCTGGAGGGCAGCAGCATCTTTTCTCCAGCCGTGGCTAACCCGCAGCACCGGTCTAGGACAACTATTGTAGCCAACACCACCATACCTGCCTCCGAGGTAAACAAGCTATTAGCTCCGTTTGACATGCAGGTAGGCAGTGGATATGGCAAGTATAAAGAGAGCCAGATTCGCATTGCCAACTTCCCGGCACATAGCCCAGAGCAGGTAGAGAGCTTGATTGAGAAGTTAAAGAGTATTTCTGCGTAG
- the bshA gene encoding N-acetyl-alpha-D-glucosaminyl L-malate synthase BshA, producing MRIGIVCYPTFGGSGVVATELGKALALKGHQVHFITYSQPARLDVFNENLFYHEVYIPTYPLFQYPPYELALASKMVDIVKFEKLDVLHVHYAIPHASAAYMAKQILRTKGINIPVITTLHGTDITLVGKDASFEPVVTFSINQSDGVTAVSDSLRAETYDFFQIEKEIEVIPNFIDLEKFSRQKKEHFRMAIAPNNEKLLVHTSNFRGVKRVEDVIRIFAKVREKIPSRLLMVGDGPDRPKMEKLCRELGICQDVRFLGKLEAVEEVLSIADLFLMPSEKESFGLAALEAMSCQVPVISSNAGGIPELNINGVTGFVSPVGAVDEMVQNALYILDDEHLPQFKANALNRAKDFDIEKIVPLYEEFYQRIIKEQLALL from the coding sequence ATGAGAATTGGTATAGTCTGTTATCCAACTTTTGGCGGCAGCGGCGTAGTAGCCACTGAACTTGGTAAAGCCTTGGCACTGAAGGGGCACCAGGTACATTTTATTACCTACAGCCAGCCTGCACGCCTTGATGTCTTCAACGAAAATCTTTTTTACCACGAAGTATACATCCCCACCTATCCGCTGTTTCAGTACCCGCCGTACGAGCTGGCCTTGGCTAGCAAAATGGTAGATATTGTAAAATTTGAGAAACTGGACGTGCTGCACGTGCACTATGCTATTCCGCATGCTTCGGCAGCCTATATGGCAAAGCAAATTCTGCGCACCAAGGGCATCAATATTCCGGTAATCACCACCCTGCATGGTACAGATATTACCCTGGTAGGTAAAGATGCCTCTTTTGAACCAGTGGTTACCTTCAGCATTAACCAATCTGATGGCGTAACGGCTGTTTCCGATAGCCTACGTGCTGAAACCTACGACTTCTTCCAGATAGAGAAAGAGATCGAGGTAATCCCCAACTTCATCGATCTTGAGAAGTTCAGCCGCCAGAAAAAAGAGCATTTCCGGATGGCTATTGCCCCAAACAACGAAAAGCTGCTGGTGCATACCTCTAACTTCAGGGGAGTGAAGCGCGTGGAAGATGTAATCCGCATCTTTGCTAAGGTGCGTGAGAAAATACCGAGCAGGTTGCTAATGGTAGGCGACGGACCTGACCGCCCTAAAATGGAAAAGCTGTGCCGTGAGCTAGGTATATGCCAGGATGTTCGCTTTTTAGGCAAACTGGAGGCTGTGGAGGAAGTACTTTCTATCGCCGACCTGTTCCTGATGCCGTCCGAAAAGGAAAGCTTTGGTTTAGCTGCGCTGGAGGCTATGTCGTGCCAGGTGCCCGTAATTTCATCTAATGCCGGCGGTATACCAGAGCTAAACATTAACGGCGTTACTGGCTTTGTTAGCCCGGTTGGCGCTGTGGATGAAATGGTGCAGAATGCACTTTACATACTCGATGATGAACACCTGCCACAGTTTAAGGCCAATGCCCTTAATCGTGCCAAGGATTTCGACATCGAAAAGATTGTGCCACTGTATGAGGAGTTCTACCAGCGCATTATAAAAGAGCAGCTGGCTTTGTTGTAG
- a CDS encoding glycoside hydrolase family 3 N-terminal domain-containing protein yields the protein MLKSFSVGVLILVFLVMGPLMSFNPSEEIIAHPQEQQWVDSVMTTLTPTQRIGQLFMVAAYSNKDQKHITKIDSLVGQYGVGGLMFMQGGPMRQAILTNRFQSKAKVPLLIAMDAEWGLNMRLDSSMHFARQMTLGAMNDDRYVYLMAREIALKMKRLGVNVSFSPVLDVNNNANNPVIGNRSFGESKEAVSRYGVAYIRGLQDHGVMAVAKHFPGHGDTDKDSHYDLPVVQHNMQRLTDVELYPFKQSFDAGVMGVMVAHLYLPNIDSTKNQAATLSKPIVTGLLKEKMKYKGLVFTDALNMQGVSKYHKPGEVDLKALLAGNDVLLFPEDVPTAIDKITKAVKKGQISQAEIDQRVRKILHAKYWTGLNRYKPVKLENLQEDIDRPASRVIQEQLYENAVTVVENERNFIPFRNLDTLSIASVAVGTSVNNTFQETMSNYAPINRFTIPDRYAPDTAFTNIIPKLEGNDVVVVSIHGMNNTAAKNFGIGTGTLAFIEYLRERTNKKVVVAVMGNAYSLKLFEGNKWLVNGYEDNPVSQSLVPQVLFGARAAQGKLPVSASKKYTAGTGLPTATLGRLKYGVPESVGMDSRVLEQIDNIATEAIAYAATPGMQVLVVKDGTVVYNKAYGHYTYDAMKPVTKNTIYDIASITKVAATLQAVMFLKDQGKINLDEKLATYLPEVKGTNKANLVIRDILAHQAGLKPGIPTWQKTIDKRKLKDTYYASTQNDTYMNEVIPGVYSINSMEDSLWAWTVKTPLLPQQKTGGYEYAYSDLGFYIMKRLAETMLNQPIEEFLEQNFYAPLGLSTMTYTPLIKHQREEIAPTEDDTYFRKNLIRGTVHDQGAAMMGGVAGHAGLFSNANDLAILMQMNMNNGNYGGHKYFGTEVVSEFAERQFKNSRRGLGWDKPAQDGNGPTSALASASTFGHTGFTGTAAWTDPENKLIYIFLSNRVYPDASNNKLVKYNIRTRIHDVIYKAMVPKT from the coding sequence ATGTTGAAGAGTTTTAGTGTAGGTGTATTGATTCTTGTTTTTCTTGTAATGGGACCTCTGATGTCGTTTAATCCGTCAGAGGAGATTATCGCGCATCCGCAGGAACAGCAATGGGTCGACAGCGTGATGACCACACTAACTCCGACACAGCGCATTGGGCAGTTGTTTATGGTGGCTGCTTACTCCAATAAAGACCAGAAACACATTACCAAGATAGACTCGCTGGTGGGTCAGTATGGTGTTGGAGGCCTCATGTTTATGCAAGGTGGCCCTATGCGCCAGGCTATACTTACTAACCGCTTTCAGAGCAAGGCAAAAGTTCCGCTGTTGATCGCGATGGATGCTGAGTGGGGCCTGAACATGCGCCTGGACAGCAGCATGCACTTTGCCCGCCAGATGACGCTGGGTGCCATGAACGATGACCGTTATGTCTACCTGATGGCACGCGAGATAGCCCTGAAGATGAAGCGCCTGGGTGTAAATGTTAGCTTCTCCCCCGTGCTGGATGTAAATAACAACGCCAACAACCCAGTAATTGGCAACCGCTCTTTTGGTGAATCTAAGGAGGCTGTCAGCCGATATGGTGTGGCCTATATTCGAGGCTTGCAGGACCATGGCGTAATGGCCGTGGCCAAGCACTTCCCTGGCCACGGGGATACAGATAAAGACTCGCATTACGACCTTCCTGTTGTTCAGCATAACATGCAGCGCTTAACAGATGTGGAACTGTACCCTTTCAAGCAGTCTTTTGACGCTGGTGTGATGGGTGTAATGGTAGCGCACCTGTACCTGCCTAACATCGACTCAACCAAAAACCAGGCAGCAACACTTTCCAAGCCGATTGTTACCGGTCTTCTGAAAGAAAAGATGAAGTACAAAGGCCTTGTGTTTACAGATGCCCTGAACATGCAGGGCGTAAGTAAATACCATAAGCCTGGAGAGGTAGACCTGAAGGCCCTGCTTGCCGGTAACGACGTGCTGCTTTTCCCGGAGGATGTACCCACGGCTATCGACAAAATCACGAAGGCTGTTAAGAAGGGGCAGATCTCGCAGGCTGAGATAGACCAGCGAGTGCGCAAAATCCTGCATGCCAAGTACTGGACAGGACTGAACAGGTATAAACCTGTGAAGCTGGAGAACCTGCAGGAGGACATAGACCGCCCGGCCAGCCGCGTTATACAGGAGCAGTTATATGAGAATGCGGTAACGGTGGTGGAGAATGAGCGCAACTTTATTCCTTTCCGCAACCTGGATACCCTTAGCATTGCCTCTGTGGCGGTAGGTACTTCGGTAAATAATACGTTTCAGGAGACAATGAGTAACTACGCTCCTATCAACCGTTTTACCATTCCTGACCGTTACGCCCCTGATACTGCCTTTACCAATATCATCCCAAAACTGGAGGGTAATGATGTAGTGGTGGTAAGTATACATGGGATGAACAATACGGCCGCCAAGAACTTTGGTATTGGCACAGGTACGCTTGCCTTTATAGAATACCTGCGCGAGCGAACCAACAAAAAAGTAGTGGTAGCGGTAATGGGCAATGCCTACAGCTTAAAGCTGTTCGAAGGTAATAAATGGCTGGTAAACGGTTACGAAGACAACCCTGTATCGCAGTCGCTGGTACCTCAGGTGCTTTTTGGTGCACGCGCCGCACAAGGTAAATTGCCTGTTTCTGCCTCTAAAAAGTATACTGCTGGCACAGGGTTACCAACTGCTACGCTAGGTCGCCTGAAGTACGGTGTACCGGAGAGCGTAGGCATGGATTCCAGAGTACTGGAACAGATCGACAACATCGCTACCGAGGCGATTGCTTATGCTGCTACGCCAGGTATGCAGGTGCTGGTGGTAAAGGACGGTACTGTAGTGTATAACAAGGCCTATGGCCACTATACCTATGATGCCATGAAGCCGGTAACGAAGAACACCATTTACGACATTGCCTCCATCACGAAAGTGGCAGCCACACTGCAGGCTGTTATGTTTCTGAAAGATCAGGGCAAAATCAATCTGGATGAGAAGCTAGCAACGTACCTGCCGGAAGTAAAGGGCACGAACAAAGCTAATTTAGTAATACGCGATATCCTGGCGCACCAGGCGGGTCTAAAGCCAGGTATACCTACCTGGCAGAAAACTATCGATAAGCGCAAGCTGAAAGATACTTACTACGCCAGTACACAGAACGACACTTACATGAATGAGGTGATACCTGGAGTATACTCCATCAACTCCATGGAAGACTCTTTGTGGGCCTGGACTGTAAAAACACCGCTGCTGCCACAGCAGAAAACCGGAGGCTATGAGTATGCCTACAGCGATCTAGGCTTTTACATTATGAAACGTTTGGCTGAGACCATGCTAAACCAGCCTATTGAGGAGTTCCTGGAGCAGAACTTCTATGCTCCGCTTGGCCTCAGCACCATGACATATACGCCGCTTATCAAGCACCAGAGAGAAGAAATTGCTCCTACCGAGGATGATACTTATTTCCGGAAGAACCTGATACGAGGCACGGTGCACGACCAAGGCGCAGCCATGATGGGTGGTGTAGCAGGACATGCAGGTTTGTTCTCCAACGCCAATGACCTGGCTATACTCATGCAGATGAATATGAACAACGGCAACTATGGCGGACATAAATATTTTGGCACTGAAGTAGTGTCTGAGTTTGCAGAGCGCCAGTTCAAAAACAGCCGCCGTGGCTTAGGTTGGGATAAACCTGCTCAGGATGGTAATGGTCCTACCTCGGCTTTAGCTTCGGCCAGCACTTTTGGTCATACCGGATTTACCGGAACAGCCGCTTGGACAGACCCAGAAAACAAGCTGATCTATATCTTCCTGTCTAACAGAGTGTACCCGGATGCAAGCAATAATAAGCTGGTGAAATACAACATTCGCACAAGGATCCATGACGTGATCTATAAAGCCATGGTGCCTAAAACATAA
- the serA gene encoding phosphoglycerate dehydrogenase produces the protein MSKDKYFIIDFDSTFTQVEALDELGAISLQNHPERERILEQVKQITDSAMAGKSSFSEGLTQRLSLLQAHQNHLPQLIDKLKDKVSESVRRNRDFLQQYADHIYIISSGFKEFITPIVTEYGIKEGNVYANTFELDEQGNLVGFDTQNPLSLDKGKIKLLEQLALPGDVYVLGDGYTDYEIKEAGLANKFYAFTENVVRDSVVAKAEFIAPTLDEFLYQNKLPMAISYPKNRISVLLLENVHPQAVELFRKEGYQVETVSGALSEEELCEKIKNVSILGIRSKTQVTRKVLEHANRLMCVGAFCIGTNQIDLDACLEAGITVFNAPYSNTRSVVELALGEIIMLSRGVVDKSNKMHQGNWDKSAKGSFEVRDKKLGIVGYGNIGAQLSVLAEAMGMEVYYYDVVEKLQLGNARKCSTLRELLEKVDIVTLHVDGRPENRNIFGAEEFAAMKDGSIFLNLSRGHVVDIEALVQSIKSGKIRGAGVDVFPEEPATNSDPFESELCGLPNVILTPHVGGSTSEAQENIANFVPNRIMDYINSGNTYGSVNFPNLQLPELKNAHRLIHIHANVPGVLANINQVLAKNHVNILGQYLKTNERVGYVITDIDKAYDKQVVSDMKQVAHTIKFRILY, from the coding sequence ATGAGCAAAGACAAGTACTTCATCATTGACTTCGACAGCACCTTTACACAGGTAGAGGCGCTGGATGAATTAGGAGCCATCTCCTTACAAAACCACCCCGAAAGAGAGCGCATACTAGAGCAGGTAAAACAGATTACCGACAGCGCCATGGCCGGAAAAAGTTCTTTTTCCGAAGGTCTGACGCAGCGCCTGAGCCTGTTGCAGGCACACCAAAATCACCTGCCGCAGCTTATCGATAAACTCAAAGACAAGGTCTCAGAGTCTGTCCGCCGAAACAGAGATTTTTTGCAGCAGTACGCAGACCACATTTATATCATTTCGAGCGGTTTCAAGGAGTTTATCACGCCGATTGTAACGGAGTATGGCATAAAGGAAGGAAACGTTTATGCCAACACATTTGAGCTTGATGAGCAAGGTAATTTGGTAGGTTTTGATACACAAAACCCGCTGAGCCTGGACAAGGGCAAGATAAAGCTGCTCGAGCAGTTGGCGCTGCCTGGCGATGTGTATGTACTGGGCGACGGCTACACAGATTACGAGATCAAGGAAGCTGGACTGGCTAACAAGTTCTATGCCTTTACAGAGAATGTAGTGCGCGATAGTGTAGTAGCCAAAGCCGAATTCATTGCCCCTACCCTTGATGAGTTCCTTTATCAAAACAAACTCCCTATGGCCATATCTTACCCTAAAAACCGCATCAGTGTACTACTGCTAGAGAACGTACACCCACAAGCCGTAGAGCTCTTCCGCAAAGAGGGGTATCAGGTGGAAACAGTAAGCGGAGCGCTAAGCGAGGAGGAGCTGTGTGAGAAGATTAAAAATGTATCTATACTTGGCATCCGTAGCAAAACGCAGGTCACCCGTAAGGTACTGGAGCATGCTAACCGCCTGATGTGTGTTGGTGCATTCTGTATTGGTACAAACCAAATTGATCTGGATGCATGCCTTGAGGCGGGTATAACTGTTTTCAACGCTCCTTATAGTAACACGCGTAGTGTGGTAGAGCTTGCCCTGGGCGAAATTATCATGCTAAGCCGTGGTGTAGTAGACAAGAGCAATAAGATGCACCAGGGTAACTGGGACAAGTCGGCAAAAGGCAGCTTTGAGGTGCGCGACAAAAAGCTGGGTATTGTTGGATACGGAAATATTGGTGCACAGCTGTCGGTGTTGGCAGAGGCCATGGGTATGGAAGTATACTACTACGATGTGGTGGAGAAGCTGCAGTTAGGCAACGCCCGCAAATGCAGTACACTTCGTGAACTGCTGGAGAAGGTAGACATCGTGACACTGCACGTAGACGGCCGCCCGGAAAACAGGAACATATTTGGAGCCGAGGAGTTTGCTGCCATGAAAGATGGTTCCATCTTCCTGAACCTGAGCCGTGGCCATGTGGTAGACATTGAAGCCCTGGTACAAAGTATAAAGTCTGGCAAAATACGAGGGGCAGGCGTAGATGTGTTCCCCGAGGAACCTGCTACTAACAGCGACCCATTCGAGAGCGAATTGTGCGGCTTACCAAACGTTATACTCACGCCACATGTAGGCGGCAGTACCTCTGAGGCACAGGAGAACATCGCCAACTTTGTGCCTAACCGCATCATGGATTATATTAACTCTGGTAACACCTACGGCAGCGTTAACTTCCCTAACCTGCAGTTACCGGAGCTTAAGAATGCACACCGCCTCATCCACATACATGCAAACGTGCCGGGTGTGTTGGCTAACATCAACCAGGTGCTTGCCAAAAACCATGTGAACATCCTGGGCCAGTACCTGAAAACGAACGAGCGTGTGGGCTATGTGATCACTGACATTGACAAAGCTTATGATAAGCAGGTAGTAAGCGACATGAAGCAGGTAGCTCACACAATCAAGTTCCGCATACTTTACTAG
- a CDS encoding rhomboid family protein, translating to MSIINDIKDNFRQPNNTLKQLILINVIVFVVLIVLRTILFFTGGEWLYEAIFNNLAISSSPFYFITHPWTLITYFFTHVGFLHIIFNMLNLYWFGQLLREYLGDRKLLSLYVLGGIAGAILYLLCYNFIPYFADRMIIGTMIGASASVLAIVVGAATLLPNFAFNLILIGPVRIKYIAAFLVLLSISGAVGDNAGGNIAHIGGAFIGWLFIRQLQRGNDLGRPVLTVIDFFAGLFKRKPKLRVSHNRFSGGGTPKPNGRSSGPVSPDQSEIDRILDKISSSGYESLSKEEKQKLFQASQKE from the coding sequence ATGAGTATAATAAACGATATAAAAGATAATTTCCGGCAGCCTAACAATACTCTCAAACAGCTAATCCTCATCAACGTAATCGTTTTTGTGGTGCTGATCGTTCTTCGCACGATCCTGTTCTTTACTGGGGGTGAATGGTTGTATGAGGCTATTTTCAACAATCTTGCAATCAGCTCTTCACCATTCTACTTCATCACGCACCCCTGGACGCTAATTACGTATTTCTTTACCCATGTAGGCTTTCTGCACATTATCTTTAACATGCTGAACCTGTACTGGTTTGGGCAGCTCTTGCGGGAATACTTAGGTGACAGAAAACTGCTGAGCCTCTATGTGCTGGGTGGTATTGCGGGTGCGATACTCTACCTGCTTTGCTATAACTTTATCCCGTACTTTGCCGACAGAATGATTATAGGTACTATGATTGGTGCCTCGGCAAGCGTATTGGCTATTGTGGTGGGAGCAGCTACTTTACTGCCTAATTTTGCCTTCAACCTTATCCTGATAGGCCCTGTCAGAATCAAGTACATTGCTGCGTTCCTGGTGCTGCTCTCAATTTCAGGTGCTGTAGGCGATAATGCCGGTGGCAACATTGCACACATCGGCGGAGCCTTTATAGGCTGGCTTTTTATTCGGCAGCTGCAGCGTGGCAACGATCTGGGAAGACCGGTTTTGACAGTCATCGACTTTTTTGCAGGACTGTTCAAGCGTAAGCCAAAGCTCAGAGTTAGCCATAACCGCTTTTCAGGAGGTGGCACCCCAAAGCCAAATGGCAGAAGCAGCGGTCCTGTATCTCCTGATCAGAGCGAAATAGATCGTATACTTGACAAGATCTCCAGCTCTGGCTACGAAAGCCTCTCCAAGGAAGAAAAACAGAAGCTCTTCCAGGCAAGCCAGAAAGAGTAA